From Carassius gibelio isolate Cgi1373 ecotype wild population from Czech Republic chromosome B23, carGib1.2-hapl.c, whole genome shotgun sequence, the proteins below share one genomic window:
- the pdzrn3a gene encoding E3 ubiquitin-protein ligase PDZRN3-B, giving the protein MGFDLERFEGPVDPDLICKLCGKVLEDPLSTPCGHVFCAVCALQWLSKVSICPVQCQKISRKELNHVLPLKNLILKLDVRCDHRERGCNRVMKLQHLPEHAETCAFSPVRCGNEGCDAVLSLKDVASHMREGCERRAVEVCEDGCGLALTLKERSEDHSCLQALKTHSGLLQSKVLSLEKELKRQSLSFSKRERSLLSKLSALHCELHITALTFQKKITEYKSRIDALSSSWMPLEKGEETRSLKVTLHRTSPGSLGFSIIGGRLCGETEQHGDFSDGIYVSKIVENGAADKAGLHVHDRIVEVNGRSMSVATHDQAVEAFQTAKDPIEVQVLRRTAHNTCKTLDPARGMENSTQTNIMLKTSNHIETLAKLPLQESFRSPSQHQMARRDSPYPSDFHNGLQKDHESRALEYKVDLQRKTTQDKLGLKLCYKTDDEKSAIYISEIDPEGIAAKDGRVQEGDQIIQINGMDIQSHEMAVTLLTKVESKNVSLLVARPESQDVSWLENRNSLEDSHLGTLEQQLHQVKEFTTRMLQQSTNEEDGGTTDTATLLSNQHEKDSGVGRTDESTRNDESSEQDIVGDDQNSLCDTLPESHRKYIYNQETVESGNMHLSNDSFLSADNGDGGSFLGVPGTACEHFWKLLELKSLVNGNSPQGFLEHNAPLYEKGVNVDCDDREIRMLNEELLNIELECLSIIQAHRLQAEGGGQQAKKPNAKDFSEQVHQDLINNQVDNEGSTSAYNTGESCSSLHPTLEPDSLEFQRMVAGDMGKGSPMHRRNSTTACSKHNLSPIQEISPTKSLPGDPEVTNQGKRKSKKKNPRKSLLTSLRHSSYKNTYIPAHAQHYQSYMQLIQQKSAVEYAQSQVSLASLCKNAETPPTESRLKTGWKVKIRSDGTRYITKRPIRDQLLKERALRIREERCSVTTDDDAASELKLGRYWNKEERKQHAARAKEQRQRRELMKQCCIESKEQAGAMDNKEPDIIQLSRKKMMKRRNKRIFDNWMTIQELLTHGTKSTDGTRLYNSFLSVTTV; this is encoded by the exons ATGGGCTTTGACCTAGAGCGTTTCGAAGGTCCCGTGGACCCGGACCTAATCTGTAAACTGTGTGGGAAAGTTCTAGAGGATCCTCTCAGCACTCCGTGCGGACATGTCTTCTGCGCCGTCTGCGCGCTCCAGTGGCTCTCCAAAGTCAGCATCTGCCCTGTCCAGTGCCAGAAGATCTCCAGGAAAGAGCTGAACCACGTCCTGCCACTAAAAAACCTCATTCTCAAGCTGGACGTCAGATGCGACCACCGTGAACGAGGCTGCAACCGGGTGATGAAGCTCCAGCATCTGCCAGAGCACGCGGAGACCTGCGCATTCTCTCCGGTCAGATGCGGGAATGAAGGATGCGACGCGGTGCTCAGCTTGAAGGATGTGGCTTCGCACATGCGGGAGGGATGCGAGCGCAGGGCCGTGGAGGTCTGTGAGGACGGATGTGGACTCGCGCTGACCCTCAAGGAGAGGTCCGAGGACCACAGCTGTCTCCAAGCTCTCAAGACACACAGCGGTCTCCTCCAAAGCAAAGTGCTGAGTCTGGAGAAGGAGCTGAAGCGCCAGTCGCTGAGCTTCAGTAAGAGGGAGAGATCGCTCCTCTCCAAACTCTCCGCGCTCCACTGCGAGCTGCACATCACGGCGCTCACATTTCAGAAGAAAATCACCGAGTACAAGAGCAGGATCGACGCGCTGTCGAGCAGCTGGATGCCCCTCGAGAAG GGTGAAGAAACAAGGAGCCTCAAAGTCACCCTCCACAGAACATCACCAGGATCTCTTGGATTCAGTATCATTGGAGGAAGATTGTGTGGG GAAACAGAGCAGCATGGGGATTTCAGTGATGGCATCTATGTATCCAAAATAGTGGAAAACGGAGCAGCTGACAAGGCCGGACTGCATGTTCATGACAGGATCGTTGAG GTAAATGGAAGAAGCATGTCTGTTGCCACCCATGATCAAGCAGTAGAGGCTTTCCAAACTGCCAAAGACCCTATTGAGGTTCAGGTACTGCGCCGGACAGCACACAATACCTGCAAGACTCTTGACCCAGCCCGAGGAATGGAAAACAGTACTCAGACCAACATTATGCTGAAAACCTCAAACCATATAGAGACTTTGGCCAAGTTACCATTGCAGGAGAGTTTCCGTTCACCTTCACA ACATCAAATGGCAAGACGTGACTCACCTTACCCCTCAGACTTCCACAACGGTTTACAGAAAGACCATGAGAGTAGAGCACTGGAATACAAG GTGGATCTGCAGAGGAAAACCACTCAGGATAAGCTTGGCCTGAAGTTATGTTACAAGACGGATGATGAGAAGTCCGCCATTTATATCAGCGAG ATTGATCCAGAAGGAATTGCAGCAAAAGATGGCAGAGTCCAGGAAGGAGACCAGATTATCCAG ATCAATGGAATGGACATCCAGAGCCATGAGATGGCAGTGACACTTCTTACCAAGGTGGAGAGCAAGAATGTCTCCCTCCTAGTGGCTCGACCAGAAAGTCAG GATGTTAGCTGGTTGGAAAATAGAAACAGCTTAGAAGACTCGCACTTGGGCACACTGGAGCAGCAACTTCACCAGGTCAAGGAGTTCACTACACGTATGCTGCAGCAG AGCACAAATGAAGAAGATGGCGGCACTACAGATACGGCTACTTTACTGTCCAACCAGCATGAGAAAGACAGCGGTGTAGGCCGCACAGATGAAAGCACTCGTAATGATGAAAGCTCAGAGCAGGACATCGTGGGGGAtgaccagaattccctctgtgaCACGCTCCCAGAAAGCCACAGGAAGTACATCTATAATCAGGAAACTGTCGAAAGTGGCAACATGCACCTAAGCAATGACTCCTTCCTTTCAGCTGACAATGGAGACGGTGGAAGCTTCCTTGGTGTACCTGGCACGGCATGTGAACATTTCTGGAAACTGCTTGAATTGAAATCTCTGGTCAATGGTAACAGTCCTCAGGGATTTCTGGAGCATAATGCCCCACTGTATGAAAAGGGGGTTAATGTAGACTGCGATGATCGGGAGATTCGGATGCTTAATGAAGAGTTGCTTAACATTGAGCTGGAATGCCTGAGTATCATACAAGCACACAGGCTTCAGGCTGAAGGTGGTGGTCAACAAGCCAAAAAACCTAATGCCAAGGACTTTTCTGAGCAAGTCCATCAGGACCTCATCAATAACCAAGTGGATAATGAAGGCTCTACTAGTGCTTACAACACTGGAGAGAGCTGCTCGAGTTTACATCCTACTCTGGAACCAGATTCTCTTGAATTCCAAAGAATGGTTGCTGGAGACATGGGTAAAGGTTCTCCAATGCATAGACGCAACTCAACAACAGCATGCTCCAAACATAACCTCTCTCCCATTCAGGAGATCAGCCCTACCAAGAGTTTACCTGGAGATCCAGAGGTTACAAATCAGGGGAAACGAAAGAGTAAGAAAAAGAACCCAAGGAAGAGTCTTTTGACATCCTTGCGTCATTCGTCGTACAAGAATACCTACATCCCAGCCCATGCACAACATTACCAAAGCTATATGCAGCTTATCCAGCAGAAGTCAGCTGTAGAATAtgcccagagtcaagtcagcttAGCCAGCCTGTGCAAGAATGCAGAAACCCCCCCCACAGAGTCCAGGCTCAAGACGGGGTGGAAGGTAAAGATCCGTAGTGATGGAACAAGATACATCACCAAAAGGCCTATCAGGGACCAGCTTCTGAAAGAGCGAGCCTTGCGCATTCGAGAAGAACGCTGCAGTGTGACTACAGATGACGATGCAGCCAGCGAACTAAAACTGGGTCGATACTGGAACAAGGAGGAGCGCAAACAGCATGCGGCACGGGCCAAAGAACAGCGTCAACGGCGGGAACTCATGAAGCAGTGCTGCATAGAGAGCAAAGAACAAGCAGGAGCAATGGACAACAAGGAGCCTGATATTATCCAACTTAGCCGTAAAaagatgatgaagaggaggaacAAGAGGATATTTGATAATTGGATGACCATTCAGGAGCTGCTGACACATGGCACGAAGTCCACAGATGGTACAAGACTATATAATTCCTTTCTTTCTGTGACTACAGTATAA